The Saxibacter everestensis genome has a window encoding:
- a CDS encoding AzlD domain-containing protein — protein MSSSPILVVAVLILAAGTFAFRYAGPALRSRRPVSPRMQKVLEGAPVVLLFAVLSTAALTADGDFSGFARPAGVLVAGVFAWRRAPFVVIVLAAALTTAGLRLLGVP, from the coding sequence ATGAGCAGCTCGCCAATATTGGTCGTTGCCGTGCTGATTCTGGCGGCCGGAACCTTCGCGTTTCGCTACGCAGGCCCGGCGCTTCGAAGTCGTCGCCCGGTATCGCCCCGGATGCAGAAGGTGCTGGAGGGTGCCCCTGTGGTGCTGCTCTTCGCGGTGCTTTCTACCGCCGCGTTGACTGCGGATGGCGACTTCTCGGGCTTTGCCCGGCCCGCCGGTGTACTTGTCGCGGGAGTATTCGCCTGGCGACGGGCGCCATTCGTCGTAATTGTCCTGGCCGCTGCCCTCACCACTGCCGGGCTCCGGCTGCTAGGGGTTCCCTGA
- a CDS encoding MerR family transcriptional regulator, whose translation MTKKMVGQSAAVYGISVAAELVGLGQQTLRQYENKGLIEPERTAGGTRRYSDLDLVRLRRIAELLACGLNLAGIRMVLGLEAANLKLRRELKDARQLSAKGDE comes from the coding sequence ATGACCAAGAAGATGGTTGGCCAATCCGCGGCCGTGTATGGGATATCCGTTGCCGCAGAGCTTGTCGGCCTCGGGCAGCAGACCCTTCGGCAGTATGAAAACAAGGGCCTGATAGAGCCGGAACGCACGGCAGGCGGTACCCGCCGTTACAGCGACCTGGACCTGGTCCGACTGCGCCGGATAGCCGAGCTGCTGGCCTGCGGTTTGAACCTCGCCGGAATCCGAATGGTACTGGGCCTGGAAGCGGCCAATCTCAAGCTTCGTCGCGAACTGAAAGATGCCAGGCAATTATCAGCCAAAGGAGACGAGTGA
- a CDS encoding helix-turn-helix domain-containing protein, whose protein sequence is MKPQNGPPLDVIAASLQRERRRVGLSLTEVARRAGIAKSTLSQLESATGNPSVETLWALSVTLEVPFSRLVEPARPRVQVIRAGDGPQLTAEHAHYAATLLASCPPNARRDIYLVSAQPGAPRDSAPHLPGVVEHVILSTGRATVGIVGEAVELRPGDYIAYPGDEPHVFNALESETVAILVSEHV, encoded by the coding sequence ATGAAGCCGCAGAACGGCCCGCCGCTTGACGTCATCGCCGCCAGCCTCCAGCGCGAGCGCCGACGCGTCGGACTCTCCCTGACCGAAGTCGCCCGCCGGGCTGGCATCGCAAAATCCACCCTTTCCCAGCTCGAATCAGCTACTGGAAATCCCAGCGTGGAGACACTGTGGGCCCTAAGCGTCACACTAGAGGTCCCATTCTCCCGACTGGTCGAGCCCGCACGCCCACGGGTGCAGGTGATCCGAGCTGGAGACGGTCCGCAGCTCACCGCCGAGCACGCCCACTACGCTGCGACGCTACTGGCGTCCTGTCCACCCAATGCCCGCCGCGATATCTACCTGGTGTCCGCGCAGCCCGGGGCACCGCGCGATTCTGCTCCTCACCTGCCCGGAGTTGTCGAGCACGTGATCCTTAGCACCGGGCGAGCAACCGTCGGCATAGTTGGCGAAGCAGTCGAACTACGGCCGGGCGATTACATCGCGTACCCGGGAGATGAGCCGCACGTCTTCAATGCGCTGGAATCCGAGACGGTTGCGATTCTGGTCTCGGAACACGTCTGA
- a CDS encoding AzlC family ABC transporter permease: MSSLWRTLDGRLRRDIALVCLADALVGVSYGAIAVDAGFEFWLVLALSVLVLAGSAEFLFVGLIAAGGSPIAAMFAGLLVNARHLPFGLAVHDVIGRGWRRVLGSHLMNDESVVFALGERMFESKRAAYWACGLGILICWPVGAMIGAFVGGIVGDTDAYGLDAMFPAVLLALIFPSLRNRSTRRVALFGGVIALLATPVLPAGLPVLLALFGLVFRKKRAAE; encoded by the coding sequence ATGAGTTCTTTATGGCGAACACTTGACGGACGGCTGCGCCGGGATATTGCGCTCGTCTGCCTCGCCGACGCCCTGGTCGGCGTCTCGTACGGGGCAATCGCGGTAGATGCGGGCTTTGAGTTCTGGCTGGTGCTTGCGTTGAGTGTGCTCGTGCTGGCCGGCTCGGCCGAATTCCTGTTCGTCGGGCTCATTGCCGCCGGCGGAAGTCCGATAGCGGCGATGTTTGCCGGGCTGCTGGTCAATGCCCGCCATCTTCCGTTCGGGCTGGCGGTCCATGATGTCATCGGCCGCGGCTGGCGGCGGGTTCTCGGCAGCCACCTGATGAACGATGAAAGTGTTGTCTTTGCGCTCGGCGAGCGCATGTTCGAAAGCAAACGGGCGGCCTATTGGGCGTGTGGCCTCGGTATTCTGATCTGCTGGCCGGTTGGCGCAATGATCGGAGCTTTTGTCGGAGGGATTGTCGGCGACACCGATGCGTATGGGCTGGACGCGATGTTCCCGGCGGTTCTCTTGGCGTTGATCTTTCCGTCGTTACGCAACCGGAGTACCCGGCGGGTTGCACTGTTTGGAGGCGTGATCGCGCTGCTGGCCACCCCGGTTCTGCCGGCCGGCTTGCCGGTCCTGCTGGCGCTGTTCGGCCTGGTCTTCAGGAAGAAAAGGGCGGCGGAATGA
- a CDS encoding glyoxalase superfamily protein: protein MDWKIELVAIPVSDPDRAKAFYVDQVGFNADHDHQVDDQLRFIQLTPPGSACSIVLGTGITEMAPGSQKGVQIVVPNADDAHKHLIDNGVDASPVDEQPWGRFVYFEDPDGNSWALQELPARS from the coding sequence ATGGACTGGAAGATCGAACTCGTCGCCATTCCGGTCAGCGACCCGGACCGGGCGAAGGCGTTCTATGTCGATCAGGTCGGCTTCAACGCCGACCATGACCATCAGGTGGACGACCAGCTTCGCTTCATCCAGCTAACCCCTCCCGGCTCGGCCTGTTCGATCGTGCTCGGCACCGGCATCACTGAGATGGCACCAGGCTCGCAGAAGGGCGTGCAGATCGTCGTGCCGAATGCGGATGACGCGCACAAGCACCTGATTGACAATGGGGTCGACGCCAGCCCAGTCGACGAACAGCCCTGGGGTCGCTTCGTCTACTTCGAGGATCCGGACGGCAATTCCTGGGCACTGCAGGAGCTTCCGGCGCGCTCCTGA
- a CDS encoding response regulator yields MKILVADDDPQILRALRITLGAYDYTVVTADDGAAAIRKTVDEHPDLLVLDLGMPKLDGIEVIEGLRGWSQVPILVVSGRLDSADKVRALDAGADDYVTKPFSTEELLARIRALTRRVPSSAGTPEISFADVSVDLPAKQVSRVSDRQSIRLTPTEWRLLEVLLENPNRLVTQQTLLTKVWGPHHSRDTGYLRLYVGQLRKKLEPDPSQPKHILTEAGMGYRFVPEPA; encoded by the coding sequence GTGAAGATCCTGGTGGCGGATGACGATCCGCAAATCCTTCGTGCGCTGCGCATTACGCTCGGTGCCTACGACTACACAGTCGTGACTGCCGATGACGGAGCCGCAGCGATTCGGAAAACGGTCGACGAGCACCCGGACCTACTCGTTCTCGACCTCGGCATGCCCAAACTGGACGGAATTGAAGTTATCGAAGGGCTTCGGGGATGGAGCCAGGTGCCGATACTCGTCGTTTCCGGGCGGCTCGATTCAGCAGACAAGGTACGCGCGCTCGATGCCGGAGCCGATGATTATGTGACGAAGCCATTCTCAACCGAGGAGCTTCTTGCCCGGATCCGTGCGCTGACCCGCAGGGTGCCGTCCTCCGCCGGCACGCCGGAGATTTCATTCGCGGATGTCAGCGTGGACCTGCCGGCAAAGCAGGTCTCGCGAGTGTCTGACCGGCAGAGCATCCGGTTGACGCCGACCGAGTGGCGACTGCTCGAGGTCTTGCTGGAGAACCCGAATCGGCTAGTCACCCAGCAGACCTTGCTGACCAAGGTTTGGGGACCGCATCATTCGCGCGACACCGGCTATCTCCGGCTCTACGTCGGTCAGCTCCGCAAGAAGCTTGAACCGGATCCGTCCCAGCCGAAGCACATTCTGACTGAGGCCGGTATGGGCTACCGCTTCGTTCCCGAACCAGCCTGA
- a CDS encoding MFS transporter: protein MANHVTSGSAPKGATADEPEAPMTHRQVLEALTGLLAALFTAILSSTIVANALPTIMSELKGTQTDFAWVITASLLANAATTPIWGKLADLFNKKVLVQLSIVIFVGGSVLAGLSDSIPMLLTARVIQGVAMGGLTALAQAVIGTMIPPRERGRYSGYMGAVMAVATAGGPLLGGFIVDSSLGWRWTFFVCVPLAVVALILLQLTLKLKHVRRPAKIDWLGSLLLTAGVSLLLIWVSFAGKDEYYDWISHESLLMVGGSVVLLLLLLLVEAKVSHPIIPLKIISQRTTALAIIASIAVGVAMFASSSYLGQYYQLARGATPTEAGLLTMPMIAGNLIGAVVSGQLVSRFGKWKRFLVMGSVLLIAGLGFAGTIDHATHMWLVGLYTFVFGLGLGLLMQNLVLAVQNTVAVKDIGSASASVAFFRSVGGAVGVSVLGAILGTHVSDLTTTGLNDAGIPASAAASGSGASMDLGGLPDPIAEIVRAAYGDGTALIFSITAGVAVLAFISVLFIKEQALRRTIDIRPDAEHSPADAATSPADAEPADAELADAATSPTDPEPENDLDREFADVLSGRAGAGESRQFRMEPERRAALRNEDLSESAQRAEADAQLELATQLQATQRLLGAQQLQLSEALHAVGEQAAQQRDIAERQAKTAERLTALEADLARERQLQQAAAHYLASRQSELQSELQTELQAEQ from the coding sequence ATGGCGAACCACGTCACATCCGGGTCGGCTCCGAAGGGTGCCACAGCAGACGAGCCGGAAGCACCGATGACGCACCGCCAGGTCCTCGAGGCGCTGACCGGCTTGCTGGCGGCACTGTTCACCGCGATTCTGAGCAGCACGATCGTGGCCAACGCACTGCCCACGATCATGTCGGAACTTAAGGGCACACAGACCGATTTCGCCTGGGTAATCACCGCATCGCTGCTTGCCAATGCCGCAACGACCCCGATCTGGGGCAAGCTGGCTGACCTGTTCAACAAGAAGGTCCTGGTGCAGCTCAGCATCGTCATCTTCGTGGGTGGTTCGGTCCTGGCCGGGCTGTCCGACTCGATCCCCATGCTACTCACCGCGCGGGTGATTCAGGGCGTGGCGATGGGTGGTTTGACTGCTCTGGCCCAGGCCGTGATCGGCACCATGATTCCGCCCCGGGAACGGGGACGGTATTCCGGCTACATGGGCGCGGTGATGGCGGTCGCCACCGCTGGCGGTCCGCTGCTTGGCGGGTTCATCGTCGACAGCTCTCTGGGATGGCGCTGGACGTTCTTCGTGTGTGTGCCGCTTGCCGTCGTCGCCCTGATCCTGCTTCAACTCACCCTGAAGCTGAAGCACGTCCGTCGTCCGGCGAAAATCGACTGGCTGGGGTCACTCCTGCTGACCGCCGGTGTCAGCCTGCTGCTGATCTGGGTCTCCTTCGCAGGCAAAGACGAGTACTACGACTGGATATCGCATGAATCACTCTTGATGGTTGGCGGCAGCGTCGTACTACTGCTCCTGCTGCTCCTGGTTGAGGCAAAGGTGTCGCACCCGATCATTCCGCTGAAGATCATCAGTCAGCGGACCACTGCTCTGGCGATTATCGCGTCCATTGCTGTTGGCGTGGCGATGTTTGCCTCATCGAGCTACCTCGGCCAGTATTACCAGCTCGCCCGGGGCGCCACGCCCACCGAGGCCGGCCTGCTCACGATGCCAATGATCGCGGGGAACCTGATCGGGGCGGTCGTCTCCGGGCAGCTGGTCAGCAGGTTCGGCAAATGGAAGCGCTTCCTGGTGATGGGTTCGGTGCTGCTGATCGCCGGACTTGGTTTCGCCGGGACCATCGATCACGCCACCCATATGTGGCTGGTCGGGCTGTACACCTTCGTCTTCGGACTCGGGCTTGGCCTGCTGATGCAGAACCTGGTCCTTGCCGTGCAGAATACAGTTGCGGTCAAGGACATCGGCTCTGCCAGCGCGTCAGTTGCGTTCTTCCGATCTGTCGGCGGCGCTGTCGGGGTCTCCGTACTTGGCGCAATTCTTGGCACCCACGTCAGCGACCTGACCACAACAGGGCTCAACGACGCCGGTATCCCTGCGTCGGCCGCCGCTTCAGGATCCGGAGCGTCGATGGACCTGGGTGGTCTGCCTGACCCGATCGCGGAGATAGTCCGGGCAGCCTATGGTGACGGCACGGCTTTGATCTTCTCGATCACCGCGGGCGTTGCCGTGCTCGCGTTCATCTCTGTGCTGTTCATCAAGGAGCAGGCGTTGCGCCGGACCATCGACATCCGCCCGGACGCCGAGCACTCGCCGGCCGACGCAGCGACCTCGCCGGCCGACGCCGAGCCGGCCGACGCCGAGCTGGCCGACGCAGCGACTTCGCCGACAGATCCCGAGCCGGAGAACGATCTGGATCGCGAATTCGCCGATGTGCTTAGCGGACGTGCCGGGGCGGGGGAGAGCCGGCAGTTCCGGATGGAGCCTGAACGGCGGGCCGCGCTCCGCAACGAGGACCTATCGGAGTCTGCTCAGCGGGCCGAGGCCGATGCGCAGCTGGAACTGGCCACCCAGCTGCAGGCGACCCAACGCCTGCTCGGGGCGCAGCAGCTGCAATTGAGCGAAGCCTTGCATGCCGTGGGTGAACAGGCTGCCCAGCAGCGGGACATCGCGGAACGACAAGCAAAGACTGCCGAGCGGTTGACGGCGCTGGAAGCCGACCTTGCCCGGGAGCGGCAGCTGCAACAGGCGGCAGCGCACTATCTGGCCTCGCGGCAGTCCGAACTGCAGTCCGAACTGCAGACCGAACTGCAGGCCGAGCAGTAG
- a CDS encoding ATP-binding protein, whose amino-acid sequence MTRGQLRVFLGAAPGVGKTYTMLEEGRRLQAEGKDVVVAVMESHGRAATSAMAEGLEVIPRLTVAYRDVELTELDLAAVIARKPEFALLDELAHTNVAGLDNDKRWQDALRLLDAGINVMSTVNIQHIESLNDVVQQITGVAQQETIPDEVLRQADQIELIDLAPQALQVRLTEGLVYPATRVDAALSNYFRLGNLTALRELALLWLADEVDSALTRYRTEHGISDKWEARERVVVALTGGPEGRTLLRRGARIAARSGGGNLVAVHVTSPDGLRDGHPGELSSQRSLVEKLGGSYHQVVGSDVPRALVEFAKAMNATQLVIGVSRRPRLVALLSGPGIGATVIRESGDIDVHIVTHAKAGGRFVLLPPGGALTLRRRILGFALALIGGPLLTWLLATLRTADTITSDVLSYQLLVILVALLGGIWPALFAALLSGLTLDFFFIDPLYTVTVGEPSHLLALIFYIVNALLVSYVVDKSARRSRRAQRAAAESELLATVAGNVLRGGDALQALTSRIREAFDQHCVRLVADGEPLYTDGDPVPVYSPSVFPVGGGAWLELYGNDLAAADRRLLSVIVAQVEVALEFRDLSEAAKEIGPLAEADRVRSALLAAVGHDLRRPLTAATAAVTGLKAPDVTWSETDRAELLNTAEDSLNTLSALVTNLLDVSRLQAGALAVSVSDISVEDVILPALEELDLGPANVSIEIPAVLKPVLADEVLLQRVLVNLLANACRFSPDDSRVVIAVSELADTVQIRVIDFGPGIPIQRRGEIFVPFQRLGDTDNTAGLGLGLALAKGLTEGMGGKLDVESTPGGGLTMVVSLPVASPDHEGRRLNEDTDAP is encoded by the coding sequence ATGACGCGTGGACAACTTCGGGTATTCCTCGGCGCGGCGCCCGGGGTAGGCAAGACTTACACGATGCTCGAGGAGGGCCGGCGTCTGCAGGCCGAAGGCAAAGACGTTGTCGTCGCGGTGATGGAGTCACATGGCCGCGCCGCCACCTCCGCGATGGCTGAAGGACTGGAGGTCATTCCGCGGCTCACTGTCGCGTATCGCGATGTGGAACTGACAGAGCTGGACCTCGCGGCAGTCATCGCACGAAAGCCCGAGTTCGCCCTGCTCGACGAACTGGCGCACACCAACGTTGCTGGCCTCGACAACGACAAGCGCTGGCAGGACGCGCTGAGGCTGCTGGATGCCGGCATCAACGTAATGTCCACAGTGAACATTCAGCACATCGAATCGCTCAATGACGTCGTTCAGCAGATCACCGGCGTGGCCCAGCAGGAAACCATCCCCGACGAGGTTCTTCGCCAGGCTGATCAGATCGAGCTCATCGACCTCGCACCTCAGGCGCTGCAAGTCCGGCTGACCGAGGGGCTTGTCTATCCGGCAACCCGGGTCGATGCCGCCCTGTCCAACTATTTCCGGCTGGGAAACCTCACCGCCCTGCGCGAGCTCGCCCTGCTCTGGCTCGCGGACGAGGTCGACAGCGCGCTGACCAGATACCGGACCGAACACGGGATCAGCGACAAATGGGAAGCGCGGGAGCGGGTGGTCGTCGCACTGACCGGCGGTCCGGAAGGCCGGACGCTGCTACGTCGCGGCGCGAGGATCGCCGCCAGATCTGGCGGCGGCAACCTTGTCGCTGTCCACGTCACAAGCCCCGACGGTCTGCGCGACGGCCACCCGGGCGAGCTGAGCAGCCAACGCAGCCTGGTTGAGAAGCTCGGCGGCAGCTATCACCAGGTGGTCGGGAGCGATGTTCCGCGCGCGCTGGTCGAGTTCGCCAAGGCAATGAACGCTACGCAGCTGGTGATCGGAGTGAGTAGACGGCCACGGCTTGTCGCACTGCTCAGCGGCCCGGGAATCGGCGCGACTGTGATCCGGGAATCCGGCGATATCGATGTTCATATCGTGACTCACGCCAAGGCGGGTGGCCGCTTCGTCCTGTTGCCGCCCGGCGGTGCGCTGACCCTGCGGCGGCGGATCCTGGGATTCGCGCTTGCTCTGATCGGCGGACCGCTGCTGACCTGGCTTCTGGCCACGCTGCGGACAGCCGACACGATAACCAGCGATGTGCTGAGCTATCAGCTGCTCGTCATCCTTGTCGCGCTGCTTGGCGGCATCTGGCCCGCACTGTTTGCTGCGCTGCTATCCGGGCTCACCCTTGACTTTTTCTTCATCGACCCGCTGTACACGGTAACTGTCGGCGAGCCCTCGCACCTGCTCGCGCTGATCTTCTACATCGTCAATGCCCTACTGGTCAGCTATGTCGTGGACAAATCGGCGCGCCGGAGCCGTCGGGCCCAGCGGGCCGCGGCGGAGTCAGAGCTACTGGCAACGGTTGCCGGGAACGTGCTCCGCGGTGGCGACGCGCTGCAGGCACTGACCAGCCGGATTCGCGAAGCTTTCGACCAGCATTGCGTGCGCCTGGTCGCGGACGGCGAACCCCTCTATACGGACGGCGACCCCGTCCCCGTGTACTCACCGAGCGTCTTTCCGGTCGGTGGTGGCGCGTGGCTTGAGCTGTATGGCAACGATCTGGCCGCCGCTGATCGGCGTTTGCTTTCGGTGATCGTCGCCCAGGTTGAGGTAGCGCTTGAGTTCCGTGATCTGTCCGAGGCCGCCAAAGAAATAGGCCCGCTCGCCGAGGCCGACCGGGTCCGAAGCGCACTGCTCGCGGCCGTCGGCCACGATCTGCGCCGTCCACTCACCGCGGCGACGGCCGCCGTCACTGGGCTGAAGGCACCGGATGTCACCTGGTCGGAAACCGACCGCGCAGAGCTGCTCAATACCGCGGAAGACAGCCTGAATACGCTCTCCGCGCTGGTGACGAATCTGCTTGATGTCAGCCGGCTGCAGGCGGGCGCCCTTGCGGTAAGCGTTTCCGACATAAGCGTCGAGGACGTCATTCTGCCCGCACTCGAAGAATTAGACTTGGGTCCGGCGAATGTCAGCATCGAGATTCCGGCGGTCCTCAAACCAGTTCTCGCCGATGAGGTGCTGCTCCAGCGAGTGCTGGTGAATCTGCTCGCGAATGCCTGCCGCTTCTCCCCGGACGACAGCAGAGTGGTCATCGCGGTGAGCGAGTTGGCGGATACAGTGCAGATTCGCGTCATAGACTTTGGTCCGGGCATCCCGATCCAGCGCCGCGGCGAGATTTTCGTGCCGTTCCAGCGACTCGGGGATACGGACAACACTGCCGGGCTTGGCCTCGGGTTGGCCCTGGCCAAGGGTCTCACGGAGGGAATGGGCGGAAAACTGGATGTGGAAAGCACTCCCGGCGGAGGCCTCACGATGGTCGTTTCACTTCCGGTCGCAAGTCCCGACCATGAAGGACGCCGGTTGAACGAGGATACGGACGCACCGTGA
- a CDS encoding MarR family winged helix-turn-helix transcriptional regulator — MHHILDLQRTLRSVNAARLSDLGVALEGVLRYVGEGGESRASAVAARLGVGAPALSRQIADLEERGLVVRRPDPADGRAHLLSLSETGRGYLAEVERRRAETIQELLAGWSESEVSAAATSIEHLSAALRAALETGVK; from the coding sequence GTGCACCACATTCTTGACCTGCAGCGGACTCTGCGCAGCGTGAACGCGGCGCGGCTATCGGATCTCGGCGTGGCGCTGGAAGGCGTACTGCGGTACGTGGGGGAGGGCGGCGAATCCCGCGCGAGCGCTGTCGCTGCGCGGCTGGGGGTCGGCGCCCCGGCACTGAGCCGTCAGATCGCTGATCTCGAAGAGCGCGGCCTGGTTGTGCGCAGGCCGGATCCGGCGGACGGCCGCGCGCACCTGCTTTCGCTGTCGGAGACAGGGCGGGGTTATCTGGCCGAGGTCGAACGTCGCCGGGCGGAGACGATCCAGGAGTTGCTTGCAGGGTGGAGTGAGTCCGAGGTCTCGGCCGCAGCGACAAGTATCGAGCATCTCAGTGCGGCACTGCGTGCCGCACTGGAAACAGGAGTGAAGTAA
- the kdpC gene encoding potassium-transporting ATPase subunit KdpC, which yields MHSHHTVARQYGVAIRAMLILIGVLGIAYPLIVSGVGQGVLNAQANGSVVDLNGRTAGSALIGQSFTDDSGKALPEWFQSRPSAAGDGYDSGASMGSNLGPENPELVELIEQRRQAIAKIENVDPQEIPADALTASSSGLDPHISPAYALLQAPRVAAERDLENADVENLVRSFVQGRDAGFLGEPTVNVVRLNIALAELDT from the coding sequence ATGCATAGTCATCACACGGTTGCCCGGCAGTACGGCGTTGCCATCCGGGCCATGCTAATCCTCATCGGCGTACTTGGCATCGCCTATCCGCTGATCGTGTCGGGCGTAGGGCAGGGCGTCCTGAACGCCCAGGCCAACGGCAGTGTTGTCGATCTCAATGGCCGGACGGCTGGTTCAGCCCTGATCGGACAGTCATTCACGGATGACTCAGGGAAGGCGTTACCAGAGTGGTTCCAGTCGAGGCCCTCCGCGGCCGGCGACGGCTACGACTCCGGCGCCTCTATGGGCAGCAACCTCGGGCCGGAGAACCCCGAGCTCGTCGAACTGATCGAGCAGCGCAGACAGGCCATAGCGAAAATCGAGAACGTCGATCCGCAGGAAATTCCCGCAGATGCCCTCACCGCGTCGTCGTCCGGGCTCGATCCACACATCAGCCCGGCCTATGCGCTGCTTCAGGCGCCGCGGGTGGCCGCGGAGCGCGACCTAGAGAACGCCGATGTCGAAAACCTCGTCCGCTCGTTCGTGCAGGGTCGAGACGCCGGCTTCCTCGGTGAACCGACAGTCAACGTGGTCAGATTGAATATCGCGCTGGCGGAGTTGGACACTTAG
- a CDS encoding pentapeptide repeat-containing protein — protein sequence MALPFQASADFAITKDAGTPCHNLQSDFGCGIHMRLRDEGFQGCTVFDCFGAGQKTAQVTFGGEDWRRAPQTATQMFSVFGVMRQLHELLWYLTEALSLLPARTLHGELRRSMDETERLTFLSADELQLLDLPAHRETVNSLLLRTSELVRATARSRSAKGAPRQKKNLRGADLMGAALKGADLRGGNLRGAYLIAADLSGADLRMADLIGADFRDADLSGADLSESFFVTQPQLNAAKGDAATKLPPSLMRPTHWTAA from the coding sequence GTGGCTTTGCCTTTTCAAGCCTCGGCCGACTTCGCGATCACCAAGGATGCGGGCACTCCATGCCACAATCTGCAATCAGACTTCGGCTGTGGCATCCACATGCGTCTTAGGGACGAAGGGTTCCAGGGCTGCACTGTTTTCGATTGCTTCGGCGCCGGGCAAAAGACAGCGCAGGTCACCTTCGGCGGCGAGGACTGGCGCCGGGCTCCGCAAACCGCGACCCAGATGTTCAGCGTGTTCGGCGTGATGCGACAACTGCACGAGTTGCTCTGGTACCTGACCGAAGCGCTGTCGCTGCTTCCTGCGCGCACGCTCCATGGTGAGCTTCGCAGGTCGATGGACGAGACCGAACGCCTGACATTTCTCAGTGCCGACGAACTCCAGCTGCTGGACCTGCCGGCGCATCGTGAAACGGTGAACTCCCTGTTGCTGCGCACAAGCGAACTCGTCCGGGCGACTGCCAGGAGCCGATCGGCGAAGGGTGCCCCGCGGCAGAAAAAGAACCTCAGGGGCGCCGACCTGATGGGTGCCGCCCTGAAGGGGGCAGACCTCAGGGGCGGCAATCTTCGAGGCGCTTACCTGATCGCGGCGGATCTCAGCGGAGCAGATCTGCGAATGGCAGACTTGATCGGCGCCGATTTTCGCGATGCGGACCTTAGTGGGGCGGACCTCTCGGAGAGCTTCTTCGTCACCCAGCCGCAGCTCAATGCGGCAAAGGGAGATGCCGCCACGAAGCTGCCGCCATCCCTGATGCGTCCGACGCACTGGACCGCTGCCTAG